From a region of the Armatimonas rosea genome:
- a CDS encoding ankyrin repeat domain-containing protein — protein MSARHLPVRPDLTQLKHQAKELLTALHAGAPEALADLQAFHPAPPSPAKAQLADAQLTLARAYGVPSWPRLVLACELIDAIWRGDLGAVRGLIEKHPSLLKENARGTAQCNWGPTLSYAANVGQDELVKLLHSLGADGVQHAFERACLRSKLDTARLLYSMGARPQPGSVMGPCETLSAVGLALQLELGASLVDADGDRLAPLGLVLETYSRNPDGKHGCLEIFAQHSYALPDNAVFAVHRGRLDLLAVQVQRDPSVLTRQFAHEEIYPPELGCHTDHTLALCGTPLAGGTLLHIAVDDDAYEVAQWLLENGADVNAPAAIDSDGFGGHTALFGCVVSQAYRCSRPSERMARLLLDHGADTTVRANLRKELRFVEDETLHEYFDVTPRTWGERFHDQAWVNPAVLALV, from the coding sequence ATGTCCGCTCGTCACCTACCCGTCCGACCCGATCTGACACAGCTCAAGCACCAAGCGAAAGAGCTGCTCACTGCGCTCCACGCAGGTGCCCCCGAGGCCCTCGCCGACCTGCAAGCGTTTCACCCCGCTCCCCCGAGTCCCGCTAAAGCCCAGCTCGCCGATGCCCAGCTCACGCTGGCGCGTGCCTACGGAGTCCCGAGCTGGCCGCGTCTCGTGCTTGCCTGCGAGCTGATCGATGCCATCTGGCGCGGCGACCTCGGGGCCGTCCGCGGGCTCATCGAGAAGCACCCATCGCTGCTAAAAGAGAACGCACGCGGCACCGCGCAGTGCAACTGGGGCCCGACTCTCTCCTATGCCGCCAATGTGGGCCAAGACGAGCTGGTCAAGCTGCTCCATAGCCTCGGGGCCGACGGTGTCCAGCATGCCTTTGAGCGTGCGTGCCTGCGGAGCAAGCTGGACACCGCGCGGCTGCTCTACTCGATGGGCGCACGCCCCCAGCCCGGCTCGGTGATGGGGCCGTGTGAGACACTCAGCGCGGTGGGGCTGGCGCTGCAACTTGAGCTGGGCGCATCGCTGGTCGATGCAGACGGCGACCGGCTGGCACCGCTGGGGCTGGTTCTGGAGACCTACTCGCGCAACCCCGACGGCAAGCACGGGTGCTTGGAGATCTTCGCCCAGCACAGCTACGCCCTCCCCGACAACGCCGTTTTTGCCGTCCACCGGGGCCGCCTCGACTTACTCGCCGTCCAGGTCCAGCGCGACCCGAGCGTCCTCACCCGACAGTTCGCCCACGAGGAGATCTACCCCCCGGAGCTAGGCTGCCACACCGACCACACGCTCGCGCTCTGTGGGACACCCCTTGCCGGGGGGACGCTTCTGCATATAGCCGTCGACGACGACGCCTACGAGGTCGCACAGTGGCTCTTGGAGAACGGGGCCGATGTCAATGCGCCCGCCGCTATCGACTCCGACGGCTTCGGGGGCCACACGGCGCTCTTTGGTTGTGTCGTCTCGCAGGCCTATCGCTGTAGCCGCCCGAGCGAGCGCATGGCCCGTCTCCTCCTTGATCACGGTGCAGACACAACCGTCCGCGCCAACCTGCGGAAAGAGCTACGCTTTGTCGAGGACGAGACCCTGCACGAGTACTTCGATGTCACCCCACGCACCTGGGGCGAGCGCTTCCACGACCAAGCTTGGGTCAATCCCGCGGTGCTGGCGCTGGTGTAA
- a CDS encoding XdhC family protein, with protein MTELLRVARAAQAAFALGESAILATVIRVGGSTYRRPGARMLLTEKGWAAGSISGGCLENDVLQRAWWRTESGPARVVYDSTQEDEDIEWGFGLGCNGVVEVLLERLTETTVAHLARLERWQTERTLGVLATTGEGKRLALEPSGEFWGDESLLTGAQEALATQKSFWRDETFYELVTPPQRLVIFGAGHDVVPLVKIATELLGWQVTVVDSRSLTLHPERFPGAGLVQSFPISTLEPTDAAVLMTHSFSADQELLPKLLNTPVGYLGLLGPRRRTERLLEHSPLAPMNGGKLHAPLGLDIGADNPEEIALALVAEIRAWSAGRDGRPLTLREGPIH; from the coding sequence GTGACCGAGCTTCTTAGAGTGGCAAGGGCGGCGCAAGCCGCCTTTGCTTTGGGAGAGTCGGCGATTCTGGCGACCGTGATCCGTGTGGGCGGCTCCACGTATCGCCGGCCCGGTGCGCGGATGCTGCTCACCGAGAAGGGCTGGGCGGCGGGCTCGATCAGCGGCGGGTGCCTAGAAAACGACGTGCTCCAGCGCGCGTGGTGGCGCACGGAGAGCGGCCCGGCGCGCGTGGTCTACGACTCCACCCAAGAGGACGAAGACATCGAGTGGGGCTTTGGGCTGGGCTGCAACGGCGTGGTCGAGGTCCTGCTGGAGCGCCTTACAGAAACCACGGTCGCACACCTCGCCCGCCTGGAGCGCTGGCAGACGGAGCGCACCCTCGGCGTGCTCGCCACGACCGGCGAGGGCAAGCGCCTCGCGCTGGAGCCCAGCGGGGAGTTCTGGGGCGACGAATCGCTACTTACCGGGGCGCAAGAGGCCCTCGCAACCCAAAAATCTTTCTGGCGCGACGAGACCTTCTACGAGCTGGTCACCCCACCCCAGCGCCTCGTGATCTTCGGAGCGGGCCACGATGTGGTCCCGCTCGTTAAAATCGCCACGGAGCTACTAGGCTGGCAGGTGACAGTCGTGGATAGCCGCTCGCTCACCCTCCACCCTGAGCGCTTCCCCGGGGCAGGACTCGTGCAGAGCTTCCCTATTTCCACCCTGGAGCCCACCGACGCCGCCGTGCTCATGACCCACAGCTTCAGTGCCGACCAGGAGCTCCTCCCCAAACTCCTAAACACTCCCGTCGGCTACCTCGGCCTCCTTGGCCCCCGCCGCCGCACCGAGCGCCTGCTGGAACATAGCCCCCTAGCCCCCATGAACGGGGGAAAACTGCATGCGCCTCTTGGCCTGGATATCGGTGCGGACAACCCCGAAGAGATCGCGCTGGCGCTGGTCGCCGAGATTCGCGCCTGGTCGGCGGGCCGCGATGGCAGGCCGCTGACGCTCCGCGAAGGGCCAATCCACTGA
- a CDS encoding xanthine dehydrogenase family protein molybdopterin-binding subunit: MNRRDFFKATALIGGGFALGLYSDSETPAQAQPPRQGPPPLEPSAFIKIAADGTVTILSRAPEIGQGMKTTLPMLIAEELDIDWKSVRVEQADVDPRYGGQFTGGSGGTPSGWEPVRRVGAAARALLIAAAAKEWGAAEADCHTASGEVFHTATNRRLGYGALAAKALAMPLPDPATLKMKDPASYKIIGKPTGGVDVPKIVTGKPLFGIDVHLPGMLYATFHKTPVLGGKVVKANTEAVAKLPGVKKAFVVEGNPGVGLESGVVIVAATWWQAQTARKQLEVTWDEGKWASYESKEHFAKAAELLGKTPARTVGKVGDPDAELEKAAKVIEARYAYPIIAHAPLEPQNCTALFKDGKLELWSTSQIPTGGRSGSARVVGIPESAVTMHLHRAGGGFGRRLYNDMVVDAAWIAKEIAGVPIKLLWSREDDFAHDYYRAGGWHHFKIGLDASGKTVALHDHFVGYGENDRFVDSGGVGPGEFPVRTIPNYALGLSMVPLAVRTGALRAPGSNVHAFIFQCLTDELAHAAGKDPVAFRLEQLAALEALPGNQRGMDIERMRTVLNLAVERSGWGKKTLPKGTGMGVAFYFSHSGYFAEVVQVKVSAKKAIKVEKVWVVGDVGHTIINPVAAESQVCGSIIDGMSQMMAQEITLAKGRVVQENFSEHPMVRLNEAPREIDVHFHKSNNRPTGLGEPALPPILPAIANAVFAATGERVRTLPLAKSGYSWG; this comes from the coding sequence ATGAACCGACGTGACTTTTTCAAGGCCACCGCGCTGATCGGCGGAGGGTTCGCCCTCGGCCTCTACTCCGACTCCGAGACACCCGCCCAAGCGCAGCCGCCGCGCCAGGGGCCACCGCCGCTGGAGCCGAGCGCCTTTATCAAGATCGCCGCCGATGGCACCGTCACGATTCTCTCCCGCGCACCGGAGATCGGGCAGGGGATGAAGACGACGCTCCCGATGCTGATCGCGGAGGAGCTCGATATCGACTGGAAGTCCGTGCGGGTCGAGCAGGCCGATGTGGACCCACGCTACGGTGGGCAGTTCACCGGTGGCAGCGGCGGGACGCCCAGTGGTTGGGAGCCCGTGCGCCGGGTCGGGGCCGCAGCGCGTGCGCTGCTGATCGCCGCCGCCGCCAAGGAGTGGGGAGCCGCGGAGGCCGACTGCCACACGGCATCGGGCGAGGTCTTCCACACCGCCACCAACCGACGCCTCGGCTACGGTGCCCTCGCGGCAAAAGCGCTGGCGATGCCCCTCCCCGATCCGGCAACCCTCAAGATGAAGGACCCGGCGAGCTACAAGATTATTGGCAAGCCCACCGGCGGGGTCGATGTGCCCAAGATTGTGACCGGCAAGCCCCTCTTTGGGATCGATGTCCACCTGCCCGGCATGCTCTACGCGACTTTCCACAAGACCCCGGTTCTGGGCGGAAAAGTGGTCAAGGCCAACACCGAAGCCGTTGCCAAGCTCCCCGGCGTGAAGAAGGCCTTCGTGGTCGAGGGCAACCCCGGAGTCGGGCTGGAGTCCGGCGTCGTGATTGTCGCCGCGACTTGGTGGCAGGCACAGACCGCACGCAAGCAGCTGGAGGTGACCTGGGACGAAGGCAAGTGGGCGAGCTACGAGAGCAAGGAGCACTTCGCAAAGGCCGCTGAGCTCCTGGGCAAGACCCCGGCCCGCACGGTCGGAAAAGTGGGCGACCCCGACGCCGAGCTGGAAAAAGCCGCCAAGGTGATCGAGGCACGCTACGCCTACCCGATTATCGCCCACGCTCCGCTGGAGCCGCAGAACTGCACCGCGCTCTTCAAAGACGGCAAGCTGGAGCTCTGGAGCACGAGCCAGATTCCCACCGGGGGACGCAGCGGCTCTGCCCGCGTCGTAGGCATCCCCGAGAGCGCCGTGACCATGCACCTGCACCGCGCCGGCGGCGGCTTCGGACGGCGCCTCTACAACGATATGGTCGTGGACGCCGCCTGGATCGCCAAGGAGATAGCCGGTGTCCCGATCAAGCTGCTCTGGAGCCGTGAGGACGACTTCGCGCACGACTACTACCGCGCGGGCGGCTGGCACCACTTCAAGATCGGGCTGGACGCCAGCGGCAAGACAGTCGCCCTCCACGACCACTTTGTCGGCTACGGCGAGAACGACCGCTTTGTCGATAGCGGCGGGGTCGGGCCGGGCGAGTTCCCTGTCCGCACGATCCCCAACTACGCCCTAGGCCTCTCGATGGTCCCGCTCGCCGTGCGAACCGGAGCTCTCCGCGCGCCCGGCAGCAATGTCCATGCCTTTATCTTCCAGTGCCTCACGGATGAGCTAGCGCACGCGGCGGGAAAAGACCCCGTGGCGTTTCGCTTAGAGCAGCTCGCGGCGCTCGAAGCACTTCCCGGCAACCAGCGCGGGATGGATATTGAGCGCATGCGCACTGTCCTGAACCTTGCTGTCGAGCGCTCAGGCTGGGGCAAGAAGACCCTTCCCAAGGGCACGGGCATGGGAGTCGCGTTCTACTTTAGCCACAGCGGCTACTTCGCCGAGGTGGTGCAAGTCAAAGTGAGCGCCAAGAAAGCGATCAAGGTCGAGAAGGTCTGGGTGGTCGGCGATGTGGGCCACACGATCATCAACCCGGTCGCGGCGGAGAGCCAGGTCTGCGGCTCGATCATCGACGGCATGAGCCAGATGATGGCGCAGGAGATCACGCTCGCCAAGGGCCGGGTTGTCCAAGAGAACTTCTCCGAACACCCGATGGTGCGCCTCAACGAGGCCCCGCGCGAGATCGATGTCCACTTCCATAAGTCCAACAACCGCCCCACCGGCCTCGGCGAGCCCGCGCTCCCCCCGATCCTGCCGGCTATCGCCAACGCCGTCTTCGCCGCCACCGGCGAGCGCGTGCGGACCCTCCCACTGGCCAAGTCGGGCTATTCGTGGGGATAA
- a CDS encoding (2Fe-2S)-binding protein: MPYKLTVNGRPATVDATADTPLLWVLRDILHLFGTKYGCGIGSCGACTVHVNGEAVRSCQTTIAEAAGKKVTTIEGLSPDGKHPLQLAWQEVDVPQCGYCQAGQILSAAALLAKKPRPTDADIDEALSGNLCRCGTHMSIRKAVHRAASMTPLPVVKPAAKPAVKPKTGGKK; this comes from the coding sequence ATGCCTTATAAACTCACGGTCAATGGGCGACCCGCCACAGTGGACGCCACCGCGGATACCCCGCTCCTCTGGGTGTTGCGCGATATTCTGCACCTCTTTGGCACCAAGTACGGCTGCGGTATCGGAAGCTGCGGCGCGTGCACGGTGCATGTCAATGGCGAGGCCGTGCGCTCCTGCCAGACCACGATCGCCGAGGCGGCGGGCAAGAAGGTCACGACTATCGAGGGGCTCTCTCCCGATGGCAAGCACCCGCTCCAGCTCGCGTGGCAGGAAGTCGATGTCCCGCAGTGTGGCTACTGCCAGGCCGGGCAGATTCTCTCGGCGGCGGCGCTGCTGGCAAAGAAGCCCCGCCCCACCGATGCCGATATCGACGAGGCACTGAGTGGCAATCTCTGCCGCTGTGGGACCCACATGTCCATTCGCAAGGCGGTCCACCGCGCCGCCTCCATGACCCCGCTGCCCGTGGTGAAGCCAGCCGCAAAGCCCGCAGTCAAGCCCAAGACCGGAGGGAAGAAATGA
- a CDS encoding LysR family transcriptional regulator, protein MEIFQLRYFVAAARRLNFTQAAAECHIAQPSLSAQIAALEKELGTSLFHRQGRSVRLTDAGEALLGYAERLIGLEEEARLGVRRVVGLEAGRLSLWTLPTPGQHLLPPLLARFRSAHPGISISVHEAVPARTIAEAVLAGRADLGVVHLPCALEGLEQRPLLTEELALIVPETHPLAGTTPTLASLADQSWVWVPEGQSPEHPIFAACLAAGFTPRIACVSGSAGGMQALVAAGLGIALLPRLALSPPPGTVVVELAAPRPTRTLALVWRAGEVPSHATVAFMDLL, encoded by the coding sequence ATGGAGATTTTTCAGCTCCGTTATTTTGTTGCGGCGGCGCGTCGCCTGAACTTCACGCAGGCGGCGGCGGAGTGTCATATCGCCCAGCCGTCGCTCTCGGCACAGATCGCGGCGCTGGAGAAGGAGCTGGGGACGAGCCTCTTTCACCGGCAGGGACGGAGCGTCCGCCTGACCGATGCGGGGGAGGCGCTCCTGGGCTACGCCGAGCGGCTGATCGGGCTGGAGGAAGAGGCGCGGCTGGGAGTCCGGCGCGTGGTGGGGCTGGAGGCGGGGCGGCTGAGTCTCTGGACCCTGCCCACTCCCGGCCAGCATCTCTTGCCTCCCTTGCTCGCTCGGTTCCGCAGCGCCCACCCGGGAATCAGTATCTCCGTGCACGAGGCGGTCCCTGCCCGCACGATCGCGGAGGCGGTCCTGGCAGGCCGCGCCGACCTGGGCGTGGTGCACCTCCCCTGCGCCCTGGAGGGCCTGGAGCAGCGCCCCTTGCTCACCGAAGAGCTCGCCCTGATCGTCCCCGAGACCCACCCGCTGGCGGGCACGACCCCGACACTGGCCTCGCTGGCCGACCAGAGCTGGGTCTGGGTTCCCGAGGGGCAGTCGCCGGAGCACCCGATCTTTGCGGCCTGTCTGGCGGCCGGCTTTACCCCACGGATCGCCTGTGTCTCGGGCTCGGCGGGGGGGATGCAGGCGCTCGTGGCGGCGGGGCTGGGAATCGCGCTCCTGCCCCGGCTCGCGCTCAGCCCGCCTCCCGGAACGGTCGTGGTCGAGCTCGCTGCCCCCCGCCCGACCCGGACTCTGGCGCTGGTCTGGCGCGCGGGCGAGGTGCCGTCCCATGCGACGGTGGCATTTATGGATTTATTGTGA
- a CDS encoding DUF1559 domain-containing protein produces MPHAFTLIELLVVIAIIAILAAILFPVFTQAREKARQTSCLSNAKQLGLAIVMYRQDYDQINPRHRLCPDRVGDALCSTASPTVATGPNETWWAPYDNAISPEPPSPVSVPYNTATKAGMLQPYAKNLAIFKCPSYPQGQVGYAMSYVTVGPMGKPDAEVTNPSVLFVWDHARTPGCADTRAGNSGPVWGIFPVSADTAHTHYPLRHSGGFTTLRYDGSAKWRKPESLSTVDFTAAP; encoded by the coding sequence ATGCCCCATGCCTTCACCTTGATCGAGCTTCTTGTCGTGATCGCGATCATCGCGATTCTGGCGGCGATTCTCTTCCCGGTCTTTACCCAGGCACGCGAGAAAGCCCGACAGACCTCCTGCCTCTCGAATGCCAAGCAGCTCGGGCTGGCGATTGTGATGTACCGCCAGGACTACGACCAGATCAACCCGCGCCATCGACTCTGCCCGGACCGGGTCGGCGATGCGCTCTGCTCCACTGCCAGCCCGACCGTCGCGACCGGCCCCAACGAGACCTGGTGGGCTCCGTATGATAACGCGATCTCGCCCGAGCCACCGAGCCCGGTGAGTGTCCCGTACAACACGGCAACCAAAGCCGGGATGCTCCAGCCCTACGCGAAGAACCTGGCGATCTTCAAGTGCCCCAGCTACCCCCAAGGGCAAGTCGGCTATGCCATGAGCTATGTGACGGTCGGGCCTATGGGAAAGCCCGATGCCGAGGTGACCAACCCAAGCGTCCTCTTTGTCTGGGACCACGCACGCACTCCCGGCTGTGCGGACACGCGCGCGGGCAACTCCGGGCCGGTCTGGGGGATCTTCCCTGTGAGCGCGGACACGGCCCACACCCACTACCCTCTCCGGCACAGCGGCGGCTTCACCACCCTCCGCTACGACGGCAGCGCGAAGTGGCGCAAGCCCGAGAGCCTGAGTACCGTCGATTTTACTGCTGCCCCCTAG
- a CDS encoding RNA recognition motif domain-containing protein, protein MRIFVGGMPYTTNSEGLRALFAAKGEVTDANVVIDRMSGDSKGFGFVEMPNQAEAQAAINSLNGYSMGGRSLSVNEARPREESGGGRSGGGNRGGGNRW, encoded by the coding sequence ATGCGTATTTTTGTTGGCGGAATGCCTTACACCACGAACTCCGAGGGACTCCGCGCCCTCTTCGCCGCTAAGGGCGAGGTCACCGATGCCAATGTGGTGATCGACCGTATGTCGGGCGACTCCAAGGGCTTTGGCTTTGTCGAGATGCCCAACCAGGCCGAGGCTCAGGCCGCGATCAATAGCCTCAATGGCTACAGCATGGGCGGACGCAGCCTCTCCGTGAACGAGGCTCGTCCTCGTGAGGAGTCCGGTGGTGGTCGTAGCGGCGGTGGAAACCGTGGCGGCGGCAATCGCTGGTAG
- a CDS encoding SAM-dependent methyltransferase: MSPHPASFRDPDGFVYTEAGTLYRAVAPTGVAGLELLQSSGLYARLVGEGLLVAHTTLASTDDGGRVLQPERLPFLSYPYEWCFGQLKAAAQATLTIQRTALEHGMTLKDASAYNLAFRGAQPVFFDTLSFAPYQEGEPWAAYRQFCQHFLAPLALMSRCDIRLGGLLRVHLDGIPLDLASALLPATTRLVPGLAMHLHLHAKAQQGGGGEPGKTRTATVSKNGLLGLLDSLESTVAALRWEPQGTVWADYYAATNYTDTALLAKERLVGELLDAVTPAPALVWDLGANTGRFSRLASVRGAFTVAWDFDPAAVEQGWREVVERKETSLLPLTLDLMNPSPRCGWAGVERDSLQDRGPAEVVLALALVHHLALANNVPLPRLAAFLAQVGKHVIVEFVPKSDSQAQRLLAHRPDIFPHYTQAGFEAALEPHFTRLRREAVPGTERTLYLLQARPA, translated from the coding sequence GTGAGCCCCCATCCCGCCTCGTTTCGTGATCCCGATGGCTTTGTCTACACCGAGGCGGGGACTCTCTACCGCGCGGTCGCGCCGACGGGGGTAGCGGGGCTAGAGCTGCTCCAGTCCTCGGGGCTCTACGCGCGGCTGGTGGGGGAGGGGCTGCTCGTGGCACACACGACACTGGCCTCCACCGACGACGGCGGCCGGGTGCTCCAGCCGGAGCGCCTGCCGTTTTTGTCCTACCCCTACGAGTGGTGCTTCGGCCAGCTCAAGGCGGCGGCACAGGCAACCCTGACGATCCAGCGGACGGCGCTGGAGCATGGGATGACCCTCAAAGACGCCAGCGCCTACAACCTGGCCTTTCGGGGCGCACAGCCCGTGTTCTTCGATACCCTCTCGTTTGCGCCCTACCAGGAAGGGGAGCCCTGGGCGGCGTATCGCCAGTTCTGCCAGCACTTTCTCGCCCCCTTGGCCCTGATGAGCCGCTGCGATATCCGCCTCGGTGGGCTCCTGCGTGTCCATCTCGATGGCATCCCGCTCGACCTAGCCAGCGCTCTCCTGCCTGCCACGACCCGGCTGGTCCCAGGGTTGGCGATGCACCTGCACCTGCACGCCAAGGCGCAACAAGGCGGTGGGGGCGAGCCCGGCAAGACGCGTACGGCGACGGTCTCGAAAAACGGCTTGCTGGGGCTCCTCGATAGCCTGGAGAGCACGGTCGCGGCGCTGCGCTGGGAGCCGCAGGGGACGGTCTGGGCCGACTACTACGCGGCGACCAACTACACCGATACTGCCCTACTTGCCAAGGAGCGGCTGGTGGGAGAGCTCTTGGATGCGGTGACACCCGCACCGGCGCTTGTCTGGGACCTGGGGGCCAACACGGGGCGCTTCAGTCGGCTCGCCAGTGTGCGCGGGGCCTTTACAGTGGCGTGGGACTTCGATCCCGCCGCCGTGGAGCAGGGCTGGCGCGAGGTGGTGGAGAGAAAAGAGACAAGCCTACTTCCCCTGACTCTGGACCTGATGAACCCCAGCCCGCGCTGTGGCTGGGCCGGAGTGGAGCGCGACTCTCTGCAAGACCGTGGCCCCGCGGAGGTGGTGCTCGCGCTGGCGCTGGTGCACCACCTCGCGCTGGCCAACAATGTCCCGCTGCCGCGCCTCGCGGCGTTTCTGGCGCAAGTGGGGAAGCACGTGATTGTCGAGTTTGTCCCCAAGTCCGACTCCCAGGCCCAGCGCCTGCTCGCCCACCGCCCGGATATCTTTCCCCACTACACGCAAGCGGGCTTCGAGGCCGCGCTGGAGCCGCACTTCACCCGCCTGCGCCGTGAGGCTGTCCCCGGCACCGAGCGGACTCTCTACCTGCTCCAGGCCCGGCCGGCATGA
- a CDS encoding sigma-70 family RNA polymerase sigma factor, with protein sequence MQTTDPTNELELFRAARQGDHRAAAGLMERFRRLATTTARLALRNTDDAQDVAQEALVYALLHLHQCRDESKFGPWLRQITFSLCADYRRRRGTRSLGEPMTVLNEATEEAHFAERITIQSALESLGEPHKTTVLLHYVGGWSVEETASLLHVPINTVRSRLMAAKARLRTDLITLIPDRKTKMSTLTTTTLTENHSTLLYSAFPGARILSLEDSPEPWMPFRFRIRLETADGQETTVELRDDLTPERAALLPALEQAGIPGPRVLAGPIADGRGGFLSLCQAARGENLLLWALGGTPHRLRLATERAFDAIDALQAATATLEANPATKNLPRRTLTDEAEAIINAGGPWLSDGWFLTALEKTRTAIGELTDPLVYTDNTHFFPNFVRIATETGPVVELVNPFGHFGDPLLGLAMVWVYDCYPFVHTGFVEQFLWRRGKTQRDFGPRLALRALQTLQKETQPGDTGEYPSALRGWVEQGLSWL encoded by the coding sequence ATGCAAACTACCGACCCAACCAATGAGCTTGAGCTGTTCCGTGCGGCACGCCAGGGGGACCACCGTGCTGCGGCAGGACTCATGGAGCGCTTCCGGCGGCTGGCAACCACGACCGCACGGCTCGCACTCCGAAACACCGACGATGCCCAAGATGTGGCTCAAGAAGCCCTTGTCTACGCGTTGCTCCACCTGCACCAGTGCCGCGACGAGAGCAAGTTTGGGCCGTGGCTCCGGCAGATCACGTTCTCGCTGTGCGCCGACTACCGCCGTCGCCGAGGCACTCGCTCGCTGGGAGAGCCAATGACGGTCTTAAATGAGGCGACGGAGGAGGCGCACTTTGCCGAGCGCATAACAATCCAGAGTGCACTCGAAAGCCTCGGGGAGCCCCATAAAACCACGGTTCTGCTCCACTATGTCGGGGGCTGGTCGGTAGAGGAAACGGCCTCGCTTCTTCATGTGCCCATCAATACCGTGCGGAGCCGCCTCATGGCCGCGAAGGCCCGCCTCCGCACCGATCTGATCACGCTGATCCCGGATAGAAAGACAAAAATGTCCACCCTGACCACAACGACGCTTACAGAAAACCACTCAACGCTTCTCTACAGCGCCTTTCCCGGCGCACGAATTCTCTCCCTGGAAGACTCGCCTGAGCCCTGGATGCCCTTCCGTTTCCGCATTCGTCTCGAAACCGCCGACGGCCAGGAAACGACGGTTGAGCTGCGCGACGACCTCACCCCTGAGCGCGCCGCTCTGCTGCCCGCTCTGGAGCAGGCAGGGATTCCTGGCCCAAGGGTTCTGGCGGGCCCGATAGCCGACGGACGCGGTGGGTTTCTGAGCCTCTGCCAGGCGGCACGCGGTGAGAACCTACTGCTCTGGGCGCTGGGCGGAACCCCGCACCGGCTGCGGCTTGCCACCGAGCGCGCCTTCGATGCGATTGACGCACTCCAAGCGGCGACGGCAACCCTAGAAGCCAATCCCGCGACCAAGAATCTCCCGCGCAGGACGCTTACCGATGAGGCTGAGGCGATTATCAACGCTGGTGGGCCGTGGCTCTCCGACGGCTGGTTTCTCACGGCGCTGGAGAAGACCCGCACTGCCATTGGCGAGCTCACCGACCCACTTGTCTATACCGACAACACCCACTTTTTCCCCAATTTCGTGCGGATTGCGACGGAGACTGGTCCGGTGGTCGAGCTGGTCAACCCGTTTGGGCACTTTGGCGATCCGCTCCTCGGGCTGGCGATGGTCTGGGTCTACGACTGCTACCCCTTTGTCCACACGGGCTTTGTCGAGCAGTTTCTCTGGCGGCGCGGCAAGACCCAGCGCGACTTTGGCCCTCGGCTGGCGCTCCGTGCCCTCCAGACCCTTCAAAAAGAGACCCAGCCCGGTGACACCGGCGAGTACCCGAGCGCCCTCCGCGGCTGGGTGGAGCAGGGCCTGAGCTGGCTGTAG
- a CDS encoding NTP transferase domain-containing protein, producing MVLLAAGASVRLGQPKQLLPYQGKTLLRHAAELACNLPPHTPPLPLGEGGRGGEVLVGEVIVVLGANAEQIAPTLDGLPVTITLADGWQEGMAASLRAGIMAAGDCDAALVMLCDQPRVTTELLQALLQAWEPGSIVASDYGEALGPPCVFDRAYFPELLTLTGDSGARKLLKKYPCRTVAFPDGRVDVDTLTDWQAL from the coding sequence GTGGTTCTGCTGGCCGCGGGGGCATCGGTGCGGCTGGGGCAGCCCAAGCAGCTCCTGCCCTACCAAGGCAAGACGCTTCTACGGCACGCCGCGGAGCTCGCATGCAACCTTCCCCCGCACACTCCCCCCTTGCCTTTAGGTGAGGGGGGCCGGGGGGGAGAGGTACTCGTGGGAGAGGTGATTGTCGTGCTGGGCGCAAACGCCGAGCAGATTGCGCCAACTTTGGACGGCTTGCCGGTAACCATCACCCTCGCCGACGGCTGGCAAGAGGGCATGGCGGCATCGCTGCGGGCGGGAATCATGGCCGCAGGCGACTGCGATGCCGCCCTCGTGATGCTCTGTGACCAGCCGCGGGTGACGACCGAGCTCCTGCAGGCGCTTCTCCAGGCGTGGGAGCCAGGAAGCATTGTGGCGTCGGACTACGGCGAGGCACTCGGGCCGCCGTGTGTCTTCGACCGAGCCTATTTTCCTGAGCTCCTCACTCTCACCGGCGACTCTGGGGCACGCAAGCTCCTCAAGAAATACCCCTGCCGCACAGTGGCCTTCCCCGACGGCAGAGTTGATGTCGATACGCTTACGGACTGGCAGGCGCTATAA